The bacterium genome includes the window ACAATGGGCTTTCGGAAGTGTACTTTGGCGAAGTTTCAATTATTTTTGAAAGTTTAAAACTAACAAAACATGCATAAAGCGCTGCACAAATCGCAAGAACTGTTTACGGCAACGTGGGGTGAGATCAGCACCTTTTGGGGCATCAATAAAGTAATGGGGCAACTGTATGCATTACTTTTTGCCAGCGATAAACCGCTCACGTTGGACGATATGTGCGAACGCCTACAAATCAGCCGCGGTAATGCCAGTATGAATATACGCGCGCTTAAAACGTGGGGCGTTATCCGCAAGGTAAGGGTTCAAGGCGACCGTAAAGATTATTACGAATTGGATGAAGATACGGGTAAAATCATGACCCGGTTTGTGCGCGAGCGAAAACGACGCGAACTCGAACCGGCGTTGGAAACGATGCGTCGCAGCGCCGTATTGCTTCGCACGGCCATTCCCGCTATGAAAAACGGAGAACGCAAACAGGCGCAGATTTTTCTCAAGCGTATCGAAAATATGCTTATGGTCTCCGAAAGCATCAATACCCTGCTGGAACGTTTTATTCATGGCGAGTCCATCAGCATCAACCAATTAAAAACCATACCCATAGCGTGGAAAAAAGGCGCATAACACATAAAGGTATCGTATGAATATCATCGAACGTGAACCGTGGATACAAAGCTTTTTACAAGAAACCGACGCGGTCATCCACGAAGTTTTTGAAAATACGGGTAGCGCTGAATTTAAGGATATCCTCAAAACCCATCATCAGGGCGGCAAACGCCTTCGGCCGATGGTCATTGCGGCTTCCGCACAACTCGGTGACCGCCCCGCGCTACATCTCGCTTACGGCGCGGCCGCTCTCGAATTGCTCCACTTAGCATCATTATTTCACGACGACGTGCTTGACGATACCACCATGCGTCGCGATAAACTGACCGCACGCAAACATATCGGAAATCTCAATTCGATCTTAACCGGCGATTACCTGCTGGCCGAAGTTTTGCATACGATCGTCGAAAAATTACCCACGCCCCTTGTCAGCGCTTTTCTTGATACGATCAAACGTATGACACGAAGTGAAATTTTATCCAAAAAACTTCTGAACAATTTGCAGATCAGTACGTCTGAGTACGTTCAGATTATTGAGAACAAAACCGCAACGGTTTTTGCTTTGGCCACTTCTCTCGGTATTCGCCTGAGCACCGATGATCCGGTGCGCATTCGTCAGCTCAGTATTTACGGGATGAACCTCGGTATGGCCTATCAGATCATTGACGACATGGAAGATATGACCGGCGCTTCGGAATTAACCGATGATGATCTTTCTCACGGTTATATCGGCATGCCGGTGATCGAGTTACTGCGTGCGGTGCCCCTCAATCAAAAACAAGAAGTGTTGCAAATGGTACGCGCCACACAGCCCGAGCAACGTGCTGCGTTGATTCGTATGATGAAAAGTTTTTCCATTTTCAAAGTCGTGCATGCCCGCGTACAACATTACCTCAATATTTCGGCCAATGCGCTTTTGGATATTAAAGCCAACACGCCGGAGCAACGGATTTCTTTGGAATTTCTGAAAGGTTTGTGCGGATACTTGGCTGATAAATCACTAAAGGCTGTGGATACGTACGAGTCAGCGGATCACATCGGCACACAAATAGTTTCGGCCTCGACAACCGTAGCCGCTACGGCTTAGAAGGAACAACTTCCTCCATCCATCGCAGATAGGCTTCATCGCCTTTCGTCAGAGGAACGGCTATAATCTCAGGAACCTTGTAGCTGTGCAGTGATTTTATTTTTTTGGCTAACGCGTCG containing:
- a CDS encoding HTH domain-containing protein, whose protein sequence is MHKALHKSQELFTATWGEISTFWGINKVMGQLYALLFASDKPLTLDDMCERLQISRGNASMNIRALKTWGVIRKVRVQGDRKDYYELDEDTGKIMTRFVRERKRRELEPALETMRRSAVLLRTAIPAMKNGERKQAQIFLKRIENMLMVSESINTLLERFIHGESISINQLKTIPIAWKKGA
- a CDS encoding polyprenyl synthetase family protein, which produces MNIIEREPWIQSFLQETDAVIHEVFENTGSAEFKDILKTHHQGGKRLRPMVIAASAQLGDRPALHLAYGAAALELLHLASLFHDDVLDDTTMRRDKLTARKHIGNLNSILTGDYLLAEVLHTIVEKLPTPLVSAFLDTIKRMTRSEILSKKLLNNLQISTSEYVQIIENKTATVFALATSLGIRLSTDDPVRIRQLSIYGMNLGMAYQIIDDMEDMTGASELTDDDLSHGYIGMPVIELLRAVPLNQKQEVLQMVRATQPEQRAALIRMMKSFSIFKVVHARVQHYLNISANALLDIKANTPEQRISLEFLKGLCGYLADKSLKAVDTYESADHIGTQIVSASTTVAATA